Proteins encoded within one genomic window of Fragaria vesca subsp. vesca linkage group LG1, FraVesHawaii_1.0, whole genome shotgun sequence:
- the LOC101310743 gene encoding translation initiation factor eIF-2B subunit gamma-like: MNFQVVVLAGGTSKKLVPLVSKELPKALLPVANRPVISYVLELLELSNLKDIIVAVEGKEAHHCVEHWILEAYMDRLRIKVERVPDDVGTAGVLRAVAHLLTAKDILVVSGDIVSDVPPGAVAAAHRRHDAVVTTMLCPAPVSGPSDSGSSIAKDKAKKPGHYNRIGLDPTKQFLLYIATGAELEKDMRIQKSILCAVGQMEIRSDLMDAHLYAFKRSVLQEVLNQKDKFQSLKQDVLPYLVRTQLSSEVVLNGVQQPEENGNEKASYQNNQELLSQVLSNSSTASFHELYALGPKGSIPVRRTHKCCVYIASNSKYCMRLDSIQAFSDINRDVIGDASHLSGYSFSAHNNIIHPSAELGSKTTVGPHCMLGEASIMGDKCSVKRSVIGRHCRIGSNVKVVNSVVMNHVTIADGCTIQNSVICSNVQLQERVVLKDCQVGANFVVTTGSECKGEALAKKEK, encoded by the exons ATGAATTTCCAAGTGGTGGTCTTAGCCGGCGGGACATCCAAGAAACTCGTCCCTCTCGTCTCTAAG GAGCTTCCCAAAGCTCTCCTTCCGGTGGCGAACCGGCCGGTCATCTCCTACGTTCTCGAGCTCCTCGAGCTCAGCAACCTCAAGGATATCATTGTC GCGGTTGAAGGCAAAGAAGCGCATCATTGCGTGGAGCACTGGATTCTAGAGGCTTATATGGATCGATTACGTATCAAG GTTGAAAGAGTTCCTGATGATGTTGGAACAGCTGGTGTACTTCGGGCCGTTGCACACCTCCTGACTGCAAAAGACATTTTG GTTGTAAGTGGTGATATTGTCTCTGATGTTCCTCCTGGTGCGGTAGCGGCTGCTCATAGACGTCATGATGCAGTAGTAACAACGATGCTTTGCCCTGCTCCTGTAAGTGGACCTTCAGACTCTGGGTCCTCTATTGCAAAAGACAAAGCCAAGAAACCCGGGCATTACAATAGAATTGGGCTGGATCCCACAAAACAGTTTTTGCTGTACATCGCAACCG GAGCGGAACTTGAGAAAGATATGCGAATTCAGAAGAGTATACTTTGTGCGGTTGGTCAG ATGGAAATTCGATCAGATCTCATGGATGCTCATTTATATGCATTCAAAAG GTCTGTTCTGCAGGAAGTTCTAAACCAAAAGGATAAATTTCAGAGTTTAAAGCAGGATGTATTACCTTACCTTGTTCGTACACAGCTG AGTTCGGAGGTGGTGTTAAATGGCGTACAACAACCAGAAGAAAATGGAAATGAAAAGGCTAGTTACCAAAACAACCAAGAATTGCTATCTCAAGTCTTGTCTAATTCATCCACTGCAAGTTTCCATGAGCTCTATGCATTAGGTCCTAAAGGCTCCATTCCTGTTCGAAGAACCCATAAATGCTGTGTTTATATTGCCAGCAACAGCAAGTACTGTATGCGGTTGGATTCCATTCAGGCATTCAGCGACATTAATCGAGAT GTTATAGGAGATGCTAGTCATCTGTCTGGGTATTCCTTCTCTGCCCACAATAACATCATCCACCCGTCAGCAGAGCTTGGATCAAAAACAACT GTTGGACCACATTGTATGTTGGGTGAAGCTTCAATTATGGGCGACAAATGTAGTGTTAAACGGTCTGTAATTGGCCGTCACTGCCGGATAGGTTCTAATGTGAAG GTTGTAAATTCTGTTGTTATGAATCATGTTACTATTGCCGATGGTTGTACAATCCAAAATTCAGTTATTTGCAGCAATGTACAGCTCCAAGAACGTGTTGTACTGAAAGATTGTCAG GTTGGTGCAAATTTTGTTGTTACCACTGGGAGTGAGTGCAAAGGGGAGGCGTTGGCCAAGAAAGAAAAATGA
- the LOC101297196 gene encoding probable metal-nicotianamine transporter YSL7-like → METDDSDNYQDGNQKAEDSIEKAFEDTEVPPWTKQITIRSMVTGFLLSIVFNFIVCKLNLTTGIIPSLNVAAGLLGFALLKVYTALLQKFGLLKQPFTRQENTVVQTCVVASSGIAFSSGMGSYLLGMSPLVAAQADAGNTLINIKKLAIPWMTGYLFLVSFVGLFSIIALRKMMIIDRKLTYPSGTATAHLINSFHTRKGAKVAARQVSFLFMFGGGSFLWSFFQWFFNAEDDCGFANFPTFGLKAYKQRFYFDFSMTYIGCGMITNYMVNISMLVGAVISWGIMWPLIEKQKGNWYGAHLSASSLHGIQGYRVFISIGMILGDGVYHVLYHAGYMAFVLIRSLRSNKPEEKKLSSEMELMESGGVPSSTETELMSANYDEKRRTDFFHKDEFPTWFSPTGYICCAAASTICLPFLFHQLKWYHVAIGYIIAPVLAFCNAYGCGLTDWSLASNYGKVAILIVSALVGEKEGGVIAGLASGGVTMSIVSTASDLMQDFKTGFLTLSSPRSMFLSQVLGTAMGCVMSPLIFWFFYKAYPVGDPKGPYPAPFGQVYRGIALLGVEGIGSLPKHCFALALSFFALAIAINVATELLKRYETKYKIYRFVPNAMAMAIPFYLGSYFVIDMCVGSLILFVWKIMNKQQAEELGPAVASGLICGESMWGIPAAILSLVNVRAPICMKFLSDEDNAKVDSFLSS, encoded by the coding sequence ATGGAGACAGACGATTCCGACAATTATCAAGATGGAAACCAAAAGGCTGAGGACTCGATCGAGAAGGCCTTCGAAGACACAGAGGTGCCGCCATGGACCAAGCAAATAACTATAAGGTCTATGGTCACAGGCTTTCTTCTTAGCATCGTCTTCAACTTTATCGTGTGCAAGCTCAATCTCACCACTGGTATAATACCATCTTTAAACGTCGCGGCGGGGCTGCTGGGATTCGCACTGCTCAAAGTATACACTGCCTTGCTTCAAAAGTTTGGTCTGTTGAAGCAGCCTTTCACCCGTCAAGAAAACACAGTGGTTCAAACATGTGTTGTGGCCTCGTCTGGGATAGCCTTCAGCAGTGGCATGGGAAGTTACTTACTAGGAATGAGCCCTCTGGTAGCTGCTCAGGCAGATGCAGGCAACACTCTAATCAACATCAAGAAGCTTGCGATTCCGTGGATGACAGGGTATCTCTTCTTAGTCAGCTTCGTTGGGCTGTTTTCTATCATAGCCTTGAGAAAGATGATGATTATCGACAGAAAACTAACCTACCCAAGTGGAACCGCAACAGCGCACCTCATCAACAGCTTCCACACCCGAAAAGGAGCTAAGGTGGCAGCCAGACAGGTTTCCTTTCTCTTCATGTTCGGCGGCGGCAGCTTTCTCTGGTCTTTTTTTCAGTGGTTTTTCAATGCTGAGGATGACTGTGGCTTTGCTAACTTTCCAACTTTTGGTCTCAAAGCGTACAAGCAAAGGTTTTACTTCGACTTCTCAATGACATATATTGGTTGTGGAATGATCACCAATTACATGGTGAACATATCCATGCTCGTTGGAGCTGTGATATCATGGGGCATCATGTGGCCTTTGATCGAAAAACAGAAAGGTAACTGGTATGGTGCTCATCTTTCGGCAAGTAGTCTTCATGGAATCCAAGGTTACAGGGTGTTTATCTCAATAGGCATGATACTTGGTGATGGTGTATACCATGTCCTGTACCATGCAGGTTATATGGCTTTCGTTCTCATTAGAAGTCTCCGAAGCAATAAACCAGAGGAAAAGAAATTATCATCTGAAATGGAACTAATGGAATCTGGCGGAGTGCCCTCATCAACAGAAACTGAGCTCATGAGTGCGAACTACGACGAGAAACGAAGAACTGATTTCTTCCACAAAGATGAATTTCCAACATGGTTTTCTCCCACTGGCTATATATGTTGTGCAGCCGCATCAACTATTTGCCTTCCGTTTTTATTCCACCAATTAAAATGGTATCATGTTGCGATAGGTTACATCATTGCTCCGGTTCTGGCCTTCTGCAATGCCTATGGCTGCGGCCTCACAGATTGGTCCCTTGCCTCCAACTATGGCAAAGTCGCTATCCTAATCGTCAGTGCTCTTGTTGGCGAGAAAGAAGGTGGTGTGATTGCTGGGCTGGCTTCTGGTGGTGTCACGATGAGTATTGTTTCGACAGCCTCGGACCTCATGCAAGACTTCAAGACTGGATTCCTTACTCTTTCTTCTCCTCGATCAATGTTCCTTAGCCAAGTTCTCGGGACAGCCATGGGATGTGTCATGTCACCTTTGATATTCTGGTTCTTCTACAAAGCTTACCCGGTTGGCGATCCCAAAGGACCATATCCTGCACCCTTTGGCCAAGTGTACCGTGGCATTGCACTCCTCGGAGTTGAGGGCATTGGCTCACTACCTAAACACTGTTTTGCACTTGCACTTTCCTTTTTCGCACTTGCCATTGCCATTAACGTAGCAACTGAGCTTTTGAAGCGTTACGAGACCAAGTACAAGATCTACAGATTTGTTCCAAACGCAATGGCCATGGCGATCCCATTCTATCTCGGCTCCTACTTCGTGATTGACATGTGTGTGGGAAGCTTAATCCTCTTCGTCTGGAAGATAATGAACAAACAACAGGCTGAGGAGTTAGGACCGGCAGTTGCATCCGGTTTGATTTGCGGCGAGTCTATGTGGGGTATTCCAGCTGCCATACTATCTCTTGTCAATGTCCGAGCACCCATATGCATGAAGTTCCTCTCTGACGAGGACAATGCCAAAGTCGATTCGTTTTTATCTTCTTAA
- the LOC101297490 gene encoding uncharacterized protein LOC101297490, translating to MAHGICEMLWLRHLMKDLGFKSEYAMNLYCDNKAAIDIAHNPIQHDRTKHVEVDRHFIKEKLESEDQLADILTKAVSAKVFHSSLDKLAMVDQLQAETIKREKHIAHKMAKVQETQADATMVELSHVVTETLRNNGHEEGDHDDHEDLVESTLALKEILYRADELRAGTLKNITHILTPIQAVHFLIAAAELHLKLHDWGKKKDASGQLVEGLL from the exons ATGGCTCATGGAATATGTGAAATGTTATGGCTTCGTCATTTGATGAAGGACTTGGGATTCAAATCCGAGTATGCCATGAATTTGTATTGTGACAATAAAGCAGCCATTGATATAGCACACAATCCAATTCAACATGACAGAACAAAACATGTCGAAGTGGATCGACATTTCATCAAGGAGAAGTTGGAATCAGAAGATCAACTTGCTGATATTCTAACCAAAGCCGTTTCTGCAAAGGTGTTTCACAGCTCACTAGACAAGTTGG CCATGGTGGACCAGTTGCAAGCGGAGACTATCAAGCGGGAGAAGCACATTGCTCACAAGATGGCCAAAGTGCAGGAGACTCAGGCAGACGCAACGATGGTTGAGCTGTCACACGTTGTCACCGAGACGTTGAGGAACAACGGTCATGAAGAAGGAGATCATGACGATCATGAGGACCTAGTTGAGTCTACGCTCGCATTGAAGGAGATTTTGTATAGGGCTGATGAGTTACGGGCCGGAACGCTCAAGAACATCACGCATATACTGACACCAATCCAGGCCGTCCATTTCCTGATTGCTGCTGCTGAGTTGCACTTGAAACTTCATGACTGGGGCAAAAAGAAGGACGCCTCCGGCCAACTGGTTGAGGGACTCTTATAA